The following coding sequences lie in one Fusarium poae strain DAOMC 252244 chromosome 1, whole genome shotgun sequence genomic window:
- a CDS encoding hypothetical protein (TransMembrane:3 (o6-28i49-66o110-132i)~BUSCO:53371at5125), with amino-acid sequence MTLYYTLVFMLLVFEMGLFMLLIFPMPFNVKRKIFTFISENPVVAKIQYWMKITFIFILILFVDSVNRVYRVQLELAAASEQAKHGGGGAAVMGHERLEVQARKFYSQRNMYLCGFTLFLSLILNRTYVMIIEVMRLEDKVRSYEGTKDNTKEAEKLAAAGKPGELARLRKELELKEQDLKTLKKQSEQLHKSYDELSDKYAATQQTGEGRKGI; translated from the exons ATGACGCTCTACTACACTCTT GTCTTTATGCTACTCGTCTTCGAGATGGGACTCTTCATGCTCCTGATCTTCCCCATGCCCTTCAACGTGAAGCGAAAGATCTTTAC TTTCATTTCAGAGAACCCCGTCGTCGCCAAGATTCAGTATTGGATGAAGATTAcctttatctttattctgATCCTTTTCGTGGACAGCGTGAACCGTGTCTACCGTGTCCAGCTCGAGCTCGCCGCTGCCTCGGAACAGGCTAAGCACGGTGGAGGAGG TGCTGCCGTCATGGGTCACGAGCGTCTCGAAGTCCAGGCTCGCAAGTTCTACTCCCAACGCAACATGTACCTTTGTGGTTTCACCCTCTTCCTGTCACTCATCCTTAACCGTACCTACGTTATGATCATCGAGGTAATGCGTCTCGAGGACAAGGTCCGCTCTTACGAGGGTACCAAGGATAACACCAAGGAGGCCGAGAAGCTCGCCGCTGCCGGTAAGCCCGGTGAGCTCGCCCGTCTCCGAAAGGAGcttgagctcaaggagcaGGACCTCAAGACCCTCAAGAAGCAAAGCGAGCAGCTCCACAAGAGCTACGATGAGCTCAGCGACAAGTACGCTGCTACTCAACAGACCGGTGAGGGCAGGAAGGGCATCTAA